AAACTACGCGCTTTATTTTTCCCCCAGTATGATTCACCTGCACCAGCAATAGTGCCTAAACCAACTGTTTTTCCCTTTTGTAATAACACTATACCGATTAATAAAACACAATCAATTGCAAATAAAATTGATACAATAATTGCAGCTGTACTCACAAACCGCACCTCCTTAGTAGCATACCTATTTTATCATAAATACACAGTTATTTCAATGATAATACGTTAAGTTATAAATGTCAAGGCGTATTTTAAGTAAACAAAATATCCCAACAAGGAACTTTATCTTACTGCTACTAGGACACATGCTTCAGCAGTTGTTATTTCTTTTGCTTTGGCATAGTTTAAAATATCTTCACTCACTGTACCTGGCTGTAACCAAACATTCTTAATGCCTAAATCATGACATTGCTCAATGACTTTAATACCAATTTTAGGGTTAACAACAAAATCAACTACTTCCGGAACTTCTGGTAAATCTCCTAAAGCTTTATAGGCTCTGTCACCATCTATCTCATCGTATTTAGGACTTACTGGATATACTTTATAGCCGTGCTCCTTTAAACGCTTATAAATCTTATAACCAAATTTATCTTCATCTACTGTTGCACCAACAACAGCCCATACTTTTTTATCTAACATCTTTTCAGCTCGATCTGCATTCATCGAAAACTCCTCCTTGCATTCTTGTCTTCAAGTTAATATATAGGTTCCTATTGAATATATCTTATTATAACAGAAATTAAAAAACATGAAAAGTAGCTTATATTATATTATCACAATATTACGTTTTTAAGTCACAATCATTTCATCAAAAGTGGTAGGCCCGTCTTCCTCAACAAGTCTGTATCACTTGGCAAGTCATATAAAATGAGAAAAGGGCTTATTAAGCCCCCTACTTATCTTTATTGATTATATTTTGCAATGTTTTGAAAGTTTATACAATGGTTATCTTTGTCATATTCTCGTTTCAGCTCATTATCACGTTCTATCTGTAGATATTGGTGATACCTTAATTGATTGTTATTTAATCTTCTACCTAACTCCCTGTAAAACAGCATGGTTTACCCTCCTATTTTAGATGACTCCTTAACTCTACCATTTCCGACTACATTCAGAGATGTTTTATATTCTACCTTATCAATATTGCAATTATCCCTAATAACTACTTTGTCGCCTCTAACAATTTTTGATGTAGTATTAGTCAGATCGATAAGGTCACCTTCAATAACTTCTGTTTGAATATTACCT
This window of the Vallitalea okinawensis genome carries:
- the secG gene encoding preprotein translocase subunit SecG, with amino-acid sequence MSTAAIIVSILFAIDCVLLIGIVLLQKGKTVGLGTIAGAGESYWGKNKARSLEGKLEKGTKLLATLFIVLALLLYIMM
- a CDS encoding CoA-binding protein; this encodes MNADRAEKMLDKKVWAVVGATVDEDKFGYKIYKRLKEHGYKVYPVSPKYDEIDGDRAYKALGDLPEVPEVVDFVVNPKIGIKVIEQCHDLGIKNVWLQPGTVSEDILNYAKAKEITTAEACVLVAVR